The following proteins come from a genomic window of Yinghuangia sp. ASG 101:
- a CDS encoding hydrogenase maturation protease: MTAGRHRVLIAGVGNIFLADDAFGPEVVTALRDRDLPDAADVRDFGVRGMDLAYRLLDGYAAVLLVDAAPRGCAPGSLCLVEPDLGDTADAAVPEAHGMDPVKVLALARRLAEDGAPPLPRVVVLGCEPEVRMRGDEPDVVVGLSPPVRAAVDAAADWVTVVAELLVRDPHVDLGDSWRNADEHPPHPDAAGGPVAAPLGDVAAVPHEESAVAP, from the coding sequence GTGACCGCCGGTCGGCACCGGGTCCTGATCGCCGGTGTCGGGAACATCTTCCTGGCCGACGACGCCTTCGGGCCCGAGGTCGTGACCGCCCTGCGCGACCGCGACCTGCCGGACGCGGCGGACGTACGCGACTTCGGCGTACGCGGCATGGACCTCGCGTACCGGTTGCTCGACGGCTACGCGGCCGTGCTCCTGGTCGACGCGGCCCCGCGCGGCTGCGCCCCCGGCAGCCTGTGTCTCGTCGAGCCCGACCTCGGCGACACCGCGGACGCGGCGGTCCCCGAGGCCCACGGCATGGACCCGGTGAAGGTGCTGGCGCTCGCCCGCAGGCTCGCGGAGGACGGCGCGCCGCCGCTGCCGCGCGTCGTGGTGCTCGGCTGCGAGCCGGAGGTGCGCATGCGGGGCGACGAACCGGACGTGGTGGTCGGCCTCAGCCCACCGGTCCGCGCCGCGGTCGACGCCGCCGCGGACTGGGTGACGGTGGTGGCGGAGCTGCTGGTTCGCGATCCACACGTCGACCTCGGGGATTCGTGGCGGAATGCCGACGAACACCCGCCGCACCCCGACGCCGCCGGTGGGCCCGTCGCCGCCCCGCTCGGGGACGTGGCCGCGGTCCCGCACGAGGAGTCCGCCGTCGCGCCGTGA
- a CDS encoding DUF5947 family protein gives MTRGSLERLIRQAGDRRADDGERCELCAEQVPDAHPHVVDTAGESRPVLCVCRSCSVLFGRDPGDSPRYRPVPCRRVRLDPFPLDVPGVPVGLVFFIPRDDGTVCAHYPSPAGATRWEVDAAVWHRVAADRPELRTLVPEVEGLLVNTARGQRQYWIVPVDDCMRVVAVVRREWRGLSGGGRVWPAIEQFFAELTER, from the coding sequence ATGACCCGGGGATCCCTGGAGCGCCTGATCCGCCAGGCCGGCGACCGGCGGGCTGACGACGGCGAGCGCTGCGAGTTGTGCGCCGAGCAGGTGCCCGACGCCCACCCGCACGTCGTCGACACCGCCGGCGAGAGCCGACCGGTGCTGTGCGTGTGCCGTTCCTGCTCGGTGCTGTTCGGGCGGGACCCGGGCGACAGCCCCCGCTACCGGCCGGTCCCCTGCCGCAGGGTCCGGCTCGACCCGTTCCCCCTCGACGTTCCGGGTGTGCCGGTCGGGCTGGTCTTCTTCATCCCGCGCGACGACGGAACGGTGTGCGCCCACTACCCGAGCCCCGCCGGAGCCACCCGGTGGGAGGTGGACGCCGCGGTGTGGCACCGCGTCGCCGCGGACCGCCCCGAACTGCGCACCCTCGTGCCCGAGGTGGAGGGGTTGTTGGTCAACACCGCGCGCGGGCAGCGGCAGTACTGGATCGTTCCCGTCGACGACTGCATGCGCGTGGTCGCCGTCGTCCGGCGGGAATGGCGCGGCCTGTCCGGCGGCGGCCGGGTGTGGCCCGCGATCGAGCAGTTCTTCGCGGAACTGACCGAAAGATGA
- a CDS encoding NifU family protein yields the protein MADARRLGGPEVEERLARIDDSLGYLEGVPGRTSEAGVTAVRNLAEVYGEALARLLDLLAPDAARTAVRDELLGHLLALHDLHPDPPTVRVERVLDALRPGLGTGGDAELLGIQDGVAHVRLTVRGCGSSAGAAEDAVRDAVTAAAPELRDVRRAPDPERAPAFVPLDTLRPRPSAAPAGGTG from the coding sequence ATGGCTGACGCGCGGCGGCTCGGCGGTCCCGAGGTCGAGGAGCGCCTGGCCCGGATCGACGACTCTCTCGGGTATCTGGAGGGCGTGCCCGGCCGCACGTCCGAGGCGGGCGTCACGGCCGTCCGGAACCTGGCCGAGGTCTACGGCGAAGCCCTCGCGCGGCTCCTCGACCTCCTCGCGCCGGACGCCGCCCGCACGGCCGTCCGCGACGAACTCCTCGGCCACCTCTTGGCGTTGCACGACCTGCACCCCGATCCGCCGACCGTACGCGTCGAACGCGTCCTGGACGCGCTGCGGCCGGGCCTCGGCACGGGCGGCGACGCCGAGCTGCTGGGGATCCAGGACGGTGTGGCCCACGTCCGGCTGACCGTGCGCGGCTGCGGCTCCTCCGCGGGCGCCGCCGAGGACGCGGTACGCGACGCCGTCACCGCCGCCGCGCCGGAACTGCGCGACGTCCGCCGCGCGCCGGACCCGGAGCGTGCTCCGGCGTTCGTCCCGCTCGACACCCTGAGGCCGCGCCCCTCCGCCGCCCCGGCGGGAGGGACAGGATGA
- a CDS encoding nickel-dependent hydrogenase large subunit: MTTETKGRAGRRQSPQIVEMAWDPITRIIGNLGIYTKVDFANREVTECRSTSSLFRGYSVFMKGKDPRDAGFITSRICGICGDNHTTCSNYAQQMAYGIKPPPLGEAIVNLGEAAEYMFDHTLFQDNMVFVDFCEAMVKETNPSVLARAEQKQAPRGDIHGYRTIADIMRAFNPFEGEAYKQALQISRVTREMFCLMEGRHVHPSTLYPGGVGTVPTPTLFTDYLSRLLRVLDFVKQAVAMNDDVFDFFYEALPGYEEVGRRRVLLGCWGAWQDSDVADYRYATMNEWGKAMFVTPGIVVDGKIVTNNLVDINLGMRILLGSSYYDDWVNEEPFVTHDPLGNPVDMRHPWNQTTVPVPQKRDLDGGNYSWVMSPRWYDSATREHLALDTGGGPLARLWTTALSGLVDTPYVKATGHSVRITLPKSEKLPETTLEWEIPQWSNTIERNRARPYFIAYAAAMSLFFLERAMGMVRAGETRVFTDFEVPDEAIGCGFHEAVRGVLSHHLVIKDKKIANYHPYPPTPWNASPRDIYGTPGPYEDAVQGQPIFEENGPDDFKGIDIMRTVRSFDPCLPCGVHMYLGKGRELTRTHMPTYGASHG; the protein is encoded by the coding sequence ATGACGACCGAGACCAAGGGCCGAGCCGGACGGCGCCAGTCCCCGCAGATCGTGGAGATGGCGTGGGACCCGATCACCCGGATCATCGGCAATCTCGGCATTTACACGAAGGTCGACTTCGCCAACCGCGAGGTGACCGAATGCCGCAGCACATCCTCGCTGTTCCGCGGCTACTCGGTCTTCATGAAAGGCAAGGACCCGCGCGACGCCGGATTCATCACCAGCCGCATCTGCGGCATCTGCGGCGACAACCACACGACGTGCTCGAACTACGCCCAGCAGATGGCGTACGGCATCAAGCCCCCGCCGCTGGGCGAGGCCATCGTCAACCTCGGCGAGGCCGCCGAGTACATGTTCGACCACACCCTGTTCCAGGACAACATGGTGTTCGTCGACTTCTGCGAGGCGATGGTCAAGGAGACCAACCCGAGCGTCCTCGCGCGCGCCGAGCAGAAGCAGGCGCCGCGCGGCGACATCCACGGCTACCGCACCATCGCCGACATCATGCGGGCGTTCAACCCGTTCGAGGGCGAGGCGTACAAGCAGGCGCTGCAGATCTCCCGCGTGACCCGGGAGATGTTCTGCCTCATGGAGGGCCGCCACGTACACCCCTCGACGCTGTACCCCGGCGGCGTCGGGACGGTGCCCACCCCCACGCTGTTCACCGACTACCTGTCGCGGCTCCTCCGCGTCCTCGACTTCGTCAAGCAGGCCGTAGCGATGAACGACGACGTCTTCGACTTCTTCTACGAGGCCCTGCCCGGGTACGAGGAGGTCGGCCGCCGCCGCGTCCTGCTCGGCTGCTGGGGCGCGTGGCAGGACTCCGACGTCGCCGACTACCGCTACGCGACGATGAACGAGTGGGGGAAGGCCATGTTCGTCACCCCCGGTATCGTCGTCGACGGCAAGATCGTCACCAACAACCTGGTCGACATCAACCTCGGCATGCGCATCCTGCTCGGCAGCTCGTACTACGACGACTGGGTCAACGAGGAGCCGTTCGTCACCCACGACCCGCTCGGCAACCCCGTCGACATGCGGCACCCGTGGAACCAGACCACGGTCCCCGTGCCGCAGAAGCGCGACCTGGACGGCGGCAACTACAGCTGGGTGATGAGCCCGCGCTGGTACGACTCGGCCACCCGCGAGCACCTGGCCCTCGACACCGGCGGCGGGCCGCTCGCCCGGCTCTGGACGACGGCGCTCAGCGGGCTCGTCGACACCCCGTACGTCAAGGCCACCGGCCACAGCGTGCGCATCACGCTGCCGAAGAGCGAGAAGCTCCCCGAGACCACACTCGAGTGGGAGATCCCGCAGTGGAGCAACACGATCGAGCGCAACCGCGCCCGGCCGTACTTCATCGCCTACGCGGCGGCGATGTCCCTGTTCTTCCTGGAGCGCGCGATGGGCATGGTCCGCGCCGGCGAGACCCGGGTGTTCACCGACTTCGAGGTGCCCGACGAGGCCATCGGCTGCGGCTTCCACGAGGCCGTGCGCGGTGTGCTGTCCCATCACCTGGTGATCAAGGACAAGAAGATCGCCAACTACCACCCCTACCCGCCGACCCCGTGGAACGCCAGCCCGCGCGACATCTACGGCACGCCGGGCCCGTACGAGGACGCCGTCCAGGGACAACCGATCTTCGAGGAGAACGGCCCCGACGACTTCAAGGGCATCGACATCATGCGCACCGTGCGCAGCTTCGACCCGTGCCTGCCGTGCGGCGTGCACATGTACCTCGGCAAGGGCAGGGAACTGACCCGCACCCACATGCCGACCTACGGAGCCTCCCATGGCTGA
- a CDS encoding hydrogenase expression protein HypE has product MSIDSGTIGTGERPGAAAGQEGFDELDILWISEGMSCDGDTVSITASNQPAIEDIVLGLVPGLPKVNLHNKVLSPTLGGEAFLAPFRAAARGELGRPFILVVEGSIPNQNIIEGDGYWTSFGNDEETGEPLPLNWWLDRLAPHAWAVVAIGTCATFGGIHAMAGNPTGSMGLADYLGWDYTSRGGLPIVNVPGCPVQPENFMETLAWVLYHAAGAAPPPPLDDMLRPQWLFGKTVHEGCDRAGYYEQGDFARTYNSPKCQVKVGCWGPVVNCNVPKRGWMSGVGGCPNVGGICIGCTMPGFPDAFMPFMDEPTGGGLSSMLVKPYGAVMRRLRGITNTAVNREPKWRHSGPALTSGYDPHWRP; this is encoded by the coding sequence ATGAGCATCGACAGCGGCACGATCGGAACCGGCGAACGCCCCGGCGCGGCGGCGGGGCAGGAGGGGTTCGACGAGCTCGACATCCTGTGGATCTCCGAGGGCATGAGCTGCGACGGCGACACCGTCTCCATCACGGCCTCGAACCAGCCCGCGATCGAGGACATCGTCCTGGGGCTCGTCCCCGGCCTGCCCAAGGTGAACCTGCACAACAAGGTCCTCTCCCCCACACTCGGCGGCGAAGCGTTCCTCGCCCCCTTCCGGGCCGCCGCGCGCGGCGAACTCGGTCGCCCGTTCATCCTCGTCGTCGAGGGCTCGATCCCCAATCAGAACATCATCGAGGGCGACGGCTACTGGACCTCGTTCGGCAACGACGAGGAGACCGGCGAGCCGCTGCCCCTGAACTGGTGGCTCGACCGGCTCGCCCCGCACGCCTGGGCGGTGGTCGCCATCGGCACCTGCGCGACGTTCGGCGGCATCCACGCGATGGCGGGCAACCCGACCGGCTCGATGGGCCTGGCCGACTACCTGGGCTGGGACTACACGTCGCGGGGCGGCCTGCCGATCGTGAACGTGCCCGGCTGCCCGGTGCAGCCGGAGAACTTCATGGAGACGTTGGCCTGGGTCCTTTACCACGCCGCCGGCGCCGCGCCGCCGCCTCCGCTCGACGACATGCTCCGGCCGCAGTGGCTGTTCGGCAAGACCGTCCACGAGGGCTGCGACCGGGCCGGCTACTACGAGCAAGGCGACTTCGCGCGTACGTACAACTCCCCGAAGTGCCAGGTGAAGGTGGGCTGTTGGGGGCCGGTGGTCAACTGCAACGTGCCCAAGCGCGGCTGGATGTCCGGCGTCGGCGGCTGCCCCAACGTCGGCGGGATCTGCATCGGCTGCACGATGCCGGGGTTCCCGGACGCATTCATGCCGTTCATGGACGAGCCGACCGGCGGCGGCCTGTCGTCGATGCTCGTCAAGCCGTACGGCGCGGTCATGCGGCGCCTGCGCGGCATCACCAACACGGCCGTCAACAGAGAGCCCAAGTGGCGCCACAGCGGCCCCGCGCTGACCAGCGGCTACGACCCCCACTGGCGGCCCTGA
- the hypE gene encoding hydrogenase expression/formation protein HypE, whose translation MPETLTPAPDFTGGTCPVPLRDHPVVVVGHGGGGALSGELVRHLFLPAYGGPHLAGLGDSAQLALGGVRVAFSTDTYVVRPLFFPGGSIGDLAVNGTVNDLAMSGAVPEYLSCAFVLEEGTDLATVGAIAHDIGKAARTAGVSVVTGDTKVVDAGHGDGVYVNTAGVGVIPDGVDIRPQRARPGDVVIVSGPIGLHGIAVMSVREGLEFGAETVSDTAPLTSLVQAMLAVTPDVHTLRDPTRGGLAAALNEIAAASGTGVALDDRAVPVPESVASACAFLGLDPLYVANEGRLVAFVPREHADAVLAAMRDHPDGRGAAIVGECVADHPGLVVVRTGLGGTRVLDLPLGEQLPRIC comes from the coding sequence TTGCCTGAGACCCTGACGCCCGCACCGGATTTCACCGGCGGAACCTGTCCCGTCCCGCTGCGCGACCACCCCGTCGTCGTGGTGGGCCACGGCGGCGGCGGAGCGCTGTCCGGGGAGCTTGTCCGCCACCTGTTCCTGCCCGCCTACGGCGGCCCCCACCTCGCCGGGCTCGGCGACAGCGCGCAACTCGCCCTCGGCGGCGTGCGCGTCGCGTTCTCCACGGACACCTACGTGGTGCGCCCGCTGTTCTTTCCCGGCGGCAGCATCGGCGACCTCGCGGTCAACGGGACCGTCAACGACCTGGCGATGAGCGGCGCGGTCCCGGAGTACCTGTCGTGCGCGTTCGTCCTGGAGGAGGGCACCGACCTGGCGACCGTGGGCGCGATCGCCCACGACATCGGCAAGGCCGCCCGCACCGCGGGGGTCAGCGTGGTGACCGGCGACACGAAGGTCGTCGACGCGGGCCACGGCGACGGCGTGTACGTCAACACCGCCGGGGTCGGCGTCATCCCCGACGGCGTCGACATCCGGCCGCAGCGCGCCCGGCCGGGCGACGTGGTCATCGTGAGCGGCCCCATCGGTCTGCACGGCATCGCGGTCATGAGCGTCCGCGAGGGCCTGGAGTTCGGCGCGGAGACCGTCAGCGACACCGCTCCCCTCACCTCCCTCGTGCAGGCCATGCTGGCGGTCACCCCCGACGTGCACACGCTGCGGGACCCCACACGCGGCGGTCTGGCGGCGGCCCTCAACGAGATCGCCGCCGCGTCCGGCACCGGCGTGGCCCTCGACGACCGCGCCGTGCCGGTGCCGGAATCGGTGGCGAGCGCGTGCGCCTTCCTCGGCCTCGACCCGCTGTACGTCGCCAACGAGGGCCGCCTGGTGGCGTTCGTCCCGCGGGAGCACGCCGACGCGGTCCTGGCGGCGATGCGCGACCACCCCGACGGGCGCGGCGCCGCGATCGTCGGCGAGTGCGTCGCCGACCACCCCGGCCTGGTCGTCGTACGCACCGGGCTCGGCGGCACGCGCGTCCTCGACCTGCCGCTCGGCGAGCAATTGCCCCGGATCTGCTGA
- the hypD gene encoding hydrogenase formation protein HypD, with protein sequence MKYIEEFHDPDLARRLVDDIRATVTRPWALMEVCGGQTHSIVRHGIDQLLPDEVELIHGPGCPVCVTPLEAIDRALAIAATPGVTFCSFGDMLRVPGTDRDLFRVKSEGGDVRVVYSPMDALRIARHNPDRQVVFFGIGFETTAPANAMAVHEARRLGVDNFSLLVSHVRVPPAIEAIMGSPDVRVQAFLAAGHVCTVMGTAEYPELAERHRVPIVVTGFEPLDILEGIRRAVRQLERGEHRVENAYPRAVQDTGNTAALRVLREVFTVTDRAWRGIGTIPDSGWRLADAYRRFDAEHRFDVGGVVTRESTLCRSGDVLQGLIKPNECEMFGTACTPRTPLGATMVSSEGACAAYHAYRRLAPTVRPAEEAEPVA encoded by the coding sequence GTGAAGTACATCGAGGAATTCCACGACCCCGACCTGGCCCGCCGCCTGGTGGACGACATCCGCGCCACCGTGACCCGCCCGTGGGCGCTGATGGAGGTCTGCGGCGGTCAGACCCACTCGATCGTCCGGCACGGCATCGACCAACTCCTGCCCGACGAGGTGGAGTTGATCCACGGTCCCGGATGCCCGGTCTGCGTCACCCCGCTCGAGGCGATCGACCGGGCGCTGGCGATCGCGGCGACACCCGGCGTGACGTTCTGCTCCTTCGGCGACATGCTGCGCGTCCCCGGCACCGACCGTGACCTGTTCCGCGTCAAGAGCGAGGGAGGCGACGTACGCGTCGTCTATTCGCCCATGGACGCCCTGCGCATCGCCCGTCACAACCCGGACCGCCAGGTGGTGTTCTTCGGTATCGGCTTCGAGACCACCGCGCCCGCCAACGCGATGGCCGTCCACGAGGCGCGCCGCCTCGGCGTCGACAACTTCAGCCTGCTGGTCTCCCACGTCCGGGTTCCGCCCGCGATCGAGGCGATCATGGGTTCCCCCGACGTCCGCGTCCAGGCGTTCCTCGCGGCCGGCCACGTGTGCACCGTCATGGGCACCGCCGAGTATCCCGAACTCGCCGAGCGCCACCGGGTGCCCATCGTGGTCACCGGTTTCGAGCCGCTGGACATCCTGGAGGGCATCCGCCGCGCGGTACGCCAACTCGAGCGCGGCGAACACCGTGTCGAGAACGCCTATCCCCGAGCCGTCCAGGACACGGGCAACACCGCCGCCCTCCGCGTGCTGCGCGAGGTCTTCACCGTGACCGACCGCGCCTGGCGCGGCATCGGGACCATCCCCGACAGCGGCTGGCGGCTGGCGGACGCGTACCGCCGCTTCGACGCCGAACACCGCTTCGATGTCGGCGGCGTGGTCACCCGCGAGTCCACGCTGTGCCGCAGCGGCGACGTCCTCCAGGGGCTGATCAAGCCCAACGAGTGCGAGATGTTCGGCACCGCGTGCACACCCCGGACACCCCTCGGCGCCACCATGGTCTCCAGCGAAGGGGCCTGCGCCGCCTACCACGCGTACCGCCGGCTCGCACCGACCGTGCGCCCGGCCGAGGAGGCCGAGCCCGTTGCCTGA
- a CDS encoding HypC/HybG/HupF family hydrogenase formation chaperone, whose amino-acid sequence MCLAVPGRVAGTFERDGTPMAHVDFGGVLKEVCLAYLPDIRVGDYAIVHVGFALQRLDEESALSTLRLFEEIGALDEEFGDAWTRAEADVPKEAAS is encoded by the coding sequence ATGTGTCTTGCCGTGCCCGGTCGTGTGGCCGGCACCTTCGAACGCGACGGAACCCCCATGGCGCACGTGGACTTCGGAGGCGTGCTCAAAGAGGTCTGCCTCGCCTATCTCCCGGATATCCGGGTCGGCGACTACGCCATCGTCCACGTCGGATTCGCCCTGCAGCGGCTCGACGAGGAATCCGCCCTGTCGACGCTGCGCCTGTTCGAGGAAATCGGCGCCCTGGACGAGGAGTTCGGCGACGCCTGGACCCGCGCGGAAGCCGACGTGCCGAAGGAGGCCGCTTCGTGA
- the hypF gene encoding carbamoyltransferase HypF: MPPHTTTERHDATPPEPTGRRIPADLPDGDTQVRRLVTVTGVVQGVGFRPFVHTLATRLGLVGEVANTAAGVVVDIEGPHRAVAEFCDRLRTEPPPLADVSAIHVAEAPAAGAQGFTIRPSQDGQGRTMVPPDAATCDACLAELADPDDRRHRHPFITCTHCGPRFTITAAMPYDRPNTAMAAYPLCEDCAREYADPADRRFHAQPVACWACGPVLRLTSARGEPGATPQGGAALAEARRMIARGAIVAVKGVGGYHLVCAADSPDAVRELRRRKARARKPFAVMAADVATAARLGRVGPAERALLTGPARPIVLLRRHDTGFTAVADVCSGSPDVGVMLPYTPVHRLLFGLPGDPPGPTVLVVTSGNRSGEPLVTDEPDAFDRLAGLADAWLWHDRPITVPCDDSLVRARPDGTTMVLRRSRGYAPARIAVPLDLRPVLAVGGDLKNTLCLAEAGSAWLSAHLGDMGDLAAQRSFERAEAHLRTLTGVTPGVLVTDMHPGYASTRWAARHAAGRPVRQVQHHHAHVAALMAEHGLDGGEPVIGVAFDGTGHGGDGASWGGEVLLADYAGFHRLAHLAYVPQPGGDAAVREPWRMALSHLRAAGLPWAADLPCAATRTDDEPRLLERQLTRAVNCPPTSGIGRLFDAMASLVGICHDIEYEAQAALELEAAAARALDAPGAYAFALRRTPHDGPVVIDPAPVLRGAVDDLRSGAGADVVAVRFHRAVAHAVAAVCRTVRRDAGTGGTVALTGGVFANALLDRWCADALTADGFTVLRHRTVPPGDGGLALGQAVVGGCRN, from the coding sequence ATGCCGCCGCACACCACCACTGAGCGGCACGACGCCACACCGCCGGAGCCCACCGGCCGACGGATCCCCGCCGACCTGCCGGACGGCGACACCCAAGTGCGCCGGCTTGTCACGGTCACCGGCGTCGTCCAAGGCGTCGGTTTCCGCCCGTTCGTCCACACCCTCGCCACCCGTCTGGGCCTCGTGGGCGAGGTGGCCAACACCGCGGCCGGCGTCGTCGTCGACATCGAAGGCCCGCACCGCGCCGTCGCCGAGTTCTGTGATCGCCTGCGCACCGAGCCGCCGCCGCTGGCCGACGTGTCGGCGATCCACGTCGCCGAAGCGCCCGCGGCCGGCGCCCAGGGCTTCACGATCCGCCCGTCCCAGGACGGCCAAGGGCGAACCATGGTCCCGCCCGACGCCGCGACGTGCGACGCCTGCCTGGCCGAACTCGCCGACCCGGACGACCGCCGCCACCGCCACCCCTTCATCACCTGCACCCACTGCGGGCCGCGCTTCACCATCACCGCGGCCATGCCGTACGACCGGCCCAACACGGCCATGGCCGCCTACCCGCTCTGCGAGGACTGCGCGCGCGAGTACGCCGATCCCGCGGACCGCCGCTTTCACGCGCAACCGGTCGCCTGCTGGGCCTGCGGGCCCGTCCTGCGGCTCACCTCGGCGCGCGGCGAGCCCGGTGCGACACCGCAGGGCGGCGCCGCGCTCGCCGAAGCCCGGCGGATGATCGCCCGCGGCGCGATCGTGGCGGTCAAGGGCGTCGGCGGCTACCACCTCGTCTGCGCCGCCGACTCCCCCGACGCCGTCCGCGAGCTGCGCCGCCGCAAGGCACGTGCCCGCAAACCGTTCGCGGTCATGGCGGCCGACGTCGCCACCGCGGCGCGTCTGGGCCGGGTCGGGCCGGCCGAACGCGCGCTCCTCACGGGGCCGGCCCGGCCGATCGTCCTGCTGCGCCGCCACGACACCGGGTTCACGGCGGTCGCGGACGTGTGTTCCGGTAGCCCGGACGTCGGCGTGATGCTGCCCTACACACCCGTGCACCGGCTGCTCTTCGGCCTGCCGGGCGACCCTCCGGGCCCGACCGTCCTGGTCGTGACCAGCGGGAACCGCTCCGGCGAGCCCCTGGTCACCGACGAGCCGGATGCGTTCGACCGCCTGGCCGGCCTCGCCGACGCCTGGCTCTGGCACGACCGCCCGATCACGGTTCCGTGCGACGACTCGCTGGTACGAGCCCGTCCCGACGGCACCACGATGGTCCTGCGGCGCTCCCGGGGCTACGCTCCCGCGCGCATCGCCGTGCCGCTCGACCTCCGCCCGGTTCTCGCCGTCGGCGGAGACCTCAAGAACACCCTGTGTCTGGCCGAGGCCGGCTCGGCATGGCTGTCCGCGCACCTCGGCGACATGGGCGACCTGGCCGCCCAGCGGTCGTTCGAGCGCGCCGAAGCGCATTTGCGTACGCTCACCGGCGTCACGCCGGGCGTTCTCGTGACCGACATGCACCCGGGCTACGCGTCGACCCGCTGGGCCGCACGCCACGCCGCGGGCCGCCCGGTCCGGCAGGTCCAACACCACCACGCGCACGTCGCCGCGCTGATGGCCGAACACGGGCTCGACGGCGGCGAACCGGTGATCGGGGTCGCGTTCGACGGCACCGGCCACGGCGGCGACGGGGCTTCCTGGGGCGGGGAGGTGCTACTCGCCGACTACGCGGGCTTCCACCGGCTCGCGCACCTCGCGTACGTCCCCCAGCCCGGCGGCGACGCCGCGGTCCGGGAACCGTGGCGCATGGCGCTGTCCCACCTGCGCGCGGCGGGCCTGCCCTGGGCCGCGGACCTGCCGTGCGCCGCCACCCGCACGGATGACGAACCACGCCTGCTCGAACGGCAGTTGACGCGTGCGGTCAACTGCCCTCCGACGTCCGGCATAGGGCGCTTGTTCGACGCGATGGCCTCGCTTGTCGGGATCTGCCACGACATCGAGTACGAGGCGCAGGCCGCCCTCGAACTCGAAGCCGCCGCGGCACGCGCCCTCGACGCCCCGGGCGCGTACGCGTTCGCCCTGCGCCGCACGCCCCACGACGGCCCCGTCGTGATCGACCCGGCGCCCGTCCTGCGCGGCGCGGTGGACGACCTGCGCTCGGGCGCCGGCGCGGACGTCGTCGCGGTGCGCTTCCACCGCGCGGTCGCGCACGCCGTCGCGGCGGTGTGCCGTACCGTCCGCCGCGACGCCGGCACCGGCGGCACGGTGGCGTTGACCGGCGGGGTGTTCGCCAACGCCCTGCTGGACCGCTGGTGTGCCGACGCGCTGACCGCCGACGGATTCACCGTGCTGCGTCACCGCACCGTGCCTCCGGGCGACGGCGGGCTCGCCCTGGGCCAGGCCGTCGTCGGCGGCTGCCGGAACTGA
- the hypB gene encoding hydrogenase nickel incorporation protein HypB has protein sequence MCRVDEVRHAVLAKNQSLADELRDELRGRGVTLVNMLSSPGSGKTALLEALLTMAVADGVPVAAVTADLATENDAVRLARSGAPVRQVRTGGLCHLEVPQLRGHVDGWLPHGVRLLFVENVGNLVCPSSYDLGEKIRITLMSVTEGEDKPSKYPDAFGLANLVVLTKTDLADAVGFDRDAFLRNVERVNPGVPVLETSARTGSGVRALWHVVGRTPDQEAAHQPVMAALRPPDGGHRHAAAHHH, from the coding sequence ATGTGCCGAGTCGATGAGGTCCGGCATGCGGTCCTCGCGAAGAACCAGTCCCTGGCCGACGAACTCCGCGACGAACTCCGCGGCCGGGGCGTCACGTTGGTCAACATGCTGTCCAGCCCCGGCAGCGGCAAGACGGCACTGCTGGAAGCCTTGCTCACCATGGCCGTCGCCGACGGCGTGCCCGTCGCCGCCGTCACCGCCGACCTGGCGACCGAGAACGACGCGGTGCGTCTGGCACGCTCCGGCGCCCCCGTGCGGCAGGTGCGGACCGGCGGCCTGTGCCACCTCGAGGTGCCGCAACTGCGGGGCCACGTCGACGGCTGGCTCCCGCACGGAGTGCGCCTGTTGTTCGTGGAGAACGTCGGCAACCTGGTCTGCCCGTCCTCGTATGACCTGGGCGAGAAGATCCGGATCACCCTGATGTCGGTCACCGAGGGCGAGGACAAGCCCTCCAAGTACCCCGACGCGTTCGGCCTGGCCAACCTGGTGGTCCTCACGAAGACCGACCTCGCCGACGCGGTCGGGTTCGACCGCGACGCGTTCCTGCGCAACGTGGAACGTGTCAATCCCGGCGTTCCGGTGCTGGAGACCTCGGCACGCACCGGCTCCGGCGTCCGCGCGTTGTGGCACGTGGTGGGCCGCACGCCGGACCAGGAGGCGGCGCACCAGCCGGTCATGGCCGCGCTCCGGCCGCCGGACGGAGGGCACCGGCATGCCGCCGCACACCACCACTGA